A segment of the Candidatus Methylomirabilota bacterium genome:
GAAGGGCGCAGCCCTGAGGCGAGGGCTGAGCAGACCAGGGTGGCGTTGTCTCGCGAATAGTCCAGGCTAGGTTGTGGCGCCGAGCTGACCCACCGCCTTTACTTCTTTCGCTGGGTCAGCAATTCCAGGAGGAGCTGCTTGGCCGCCGGCGTGTCCCAGCTGCGCGAGCCGACCATGCGGCTCACGAGGCGTCCCTGGCGGTCGATCAGGTACGCGGTCGGCGGCCCGAAGACGCCATACATCTTCCCCGTCACATCACCCGTCTCGTCGATCAGGACGCGCGCGGTATAGCCGCGTTCCCGCGCCGTACGCCGGACCAGCGCGGCATCCTCGCGGAAGCTGACCAGCAGCACCTCGAGCCCCTTGCTCTTCAGCTCGGTCGCGAGCCGGTTGACGGGAGGCAACTCCTCCCGACAGCTCGGTCACCAGGTCGACCAGAAGAAAACGAGCACCACCTTGCCGCGCAGGTCCTCGAGCCGCGCCACCTTACCGTCGAGATCCGGCAGGGTCAGAGCGGGCGCGGGCTTCGGCGGCTCGTACGGCGACATGTCGAGCGCGGCCCAGTTCGGTGCCGCGGCGGCACCCTGCGCCAGGAGGATCAGAAGGCAGAACGCTGCGGTCAGAAATCTCACGAGGCTCCCGACTCCTTGAGCGCCTTGAGCAAGTCTTCCGGATTGAGGAGAT
Coding sequences within it:
- a CDS encoding redoxin domain-containing protein; this translates as MRFLTAAFCLLILLAQGAAAAPNWAALDMSPYEPPKPAPALTLPDLDGKVARLEDLRGKVVLVFFWSTW